The DNA region ttgctcacacacacacacacacacacacacacacacacacatacacaagcaaaCCTTGCCAGACCAGCACCTGTCTGCACCTGCCAACTGCAATCCCTGTGATTGTAACAGCAGGTGTTTGGCTGGAATGCTAAAAACTTCAAGTGGCCATGTTGCACATAGCCAACATGCACGTACGCCTTTTTCTTAATGGTATTAGTTTTATTAAGTGACTCCTGTAGAATAAATTTACTATCTGTGTCCATCCAGAGCAACTGAGTCAGTGATATTCCCCTGATCTAATTGTAAAACAGCTTGGCTAAATTGCTttacaaaatgtaattttattccAGTCTGGAGCAGCACCTCTGTAATGTGAGTCACATCATTTTTTACATCATCATTAATACCACTTCAGAATAACCAGcacgcttacacacacacacgttaggCTACTTACAGCAGACACATTTATCTTTGATAATCCACTTGGAGAGAAAAATCTctcacacctacacacaaataAGTCTCAAGTCCTTCACCTACATtaactaattaaaacaaaagaatgCAAGCCTATCTAGTAACAATAGTAGCAAATCCAGAAAACAATACTGTATGCCTGCAGGTTAAAGCCGTAAGCATTTCTGAGAATCAGGCTGTCTCTGAGACCTTGAGGAGAATAACAGAAGATATAGTATTACTGCAGGATCATTGTGCTGTAATAAAATGGAAAGTGATCTAGTCCCTGGCTGATAAATGTTGGGGTATTACTTAAAGAAAATCAAATCACAGGCTGAGATAGAAAACCAGATACTGTAAGACCATTCAAACCAAAAACCTGAACTGCATTtacattccttccatctgtggtTTTACTGATTAACCAACACATCACATTTAAGTGAATAGAGCTCAGCTGAAGCCAAACAGGTTCAAGAGCATATATTGTATTTCCAGTACACAACATTGAGGTTCCTGCTGGTGCAGAGTACTGAATGTTCCTCACcttctatttatttgttttacagaGGATACTGTTGAGACCTTGGACTATTTCCTGTATTTGTACTACAGAGCACACAGAGTACTTAGATTAGATTTTGTAATTAAAGATGAAGcaacaaaagaaaggaaaggtcaTTTTTAGTTATCTATTGTAATGGGTTATATGAAGCTACTTCTTTGAGGTCCATGATTGCCCTATAAGGgctcaaaaaaacaaactctatACTCTAAACTCTAAACTCTATGCTCCTTACCCTGCAAAAACCACCAGtacagtgtgtctctgttttaGGTGCTGTACTATGACTGTAGCCAGCACAGTCTTCTGCTCAAGGTCTTAATGGTTCAGATAAGATTTTCCTTCCTAAATCTATGGTTGGCCTATATTGCAGTACACTTATCAAAGATGATCAGATTGCAAGCTTATCAACCCTTAACTATTGAAATCTTggaaaaacattattaaaccaTTCGCATTATAAACAAAGCAAACCCATCTGCTGTGAGACATCTCAGCGACTAGCATTGCCAGCATCTCCACGATCTCCTTTTTTGTAATATCCCCCTTTGTCCTCATTTCCACTGTCATATTGCTCATATTTCATTTCCTGTGCCTTTTTTACTTGCTGCACAATAAAATTTACAAGGGACGGTCTTAAATCGTCCAGGACTGAGGCAAGAAATAGGTTACCGCCCAACCTTCAGGTCACAGTTATTTGAGTTGTGATCCGACTGACCATGACAATAGGATACTCTTTCATCTCTGTGAGCACAAAAGGTGCCCGAGATCGCTGTCCAGGACCAGCTGAGACATATGTGCTGTTGGCAGTGAAGACTTCCTTGGACACCAACGCAAAGGCTGCAAAGAATCatcttttttaatcatctttCTTGTTGCAATCCCAGTTTAGCTACAGAATGGTTGCTGTAATCACACTGATTTCTGATGGAGATTTCTTCACCTCAGAGGTTCAGAGCATTTCCTTGCAtctccccttttttctctctgttccaCAATAAATTGGATATTTTCACTGAGAAAACTACAATTATCCTTGTGCATGTTTCTATAACTTGAAACCAGGCTAAATGAGGAGGATCAACCTGcagattataaatgtatttgtgtatattgaAACAAAGATGTGGTGAGATGAATTGTTCCTCTTGGCTTGTCATTCAGAGTCTGACGGGTATCTGTAACTTTCACCCTTGAAATGAACTAACTTGCATTGGTTTGACTCAAACTCAAGCGTGTTGAGGAGGAGCGAATCCAATCAACTTCTGTTGCTCTGCATGGGGAATTCAGCCACCATTACAAACTGTTCACACTGCTTTGCAACAGAAGTTAGGTTGTTGATCTGTCTCGATGCTCCTAAagtctctcacagacacacaacactcTCACAGGCATAGACAGTAATAAATGGTGCCACGCTCTAGTTATGTGGCAATCAAATGTGTGACGACAAGAAATTCAAGTTGTATTGAAgaaggaaaatgaaataaaataatacaatggCTGTAAAGTAACAAAAGCAGACTGAAACATTTTGTACCTCAAGGTCACAGCTGGAGGTCCTCTTGAGTGCCTTTTCAGTCCAACACCCAGTATTTCCCTTATTCAGACCACAGACATTATGAATAAGATTTCTTCTGACACAGCCAAACACAATATGACTGCGGGAACACAATATGACTGTTCTCTACTTCAACCCAATCAGTGTTTACTGTGTACAAGCAGACAAGTCAATGTgagtttttgtttctgtgtctaCAGCTTGTGATGATGTAATTGACAAATATTTTGACATGCACAATGGCAAAGAATAATGTaatatgtgaatgtgttttttggaCAGATTTCTCATTCCAACTTACAACAAAACATTGTCGTTTGCCTTGTCAAAGACAAATGTGAGCATTTGTATGTTGGTTTAGTCCTTATCTTTCATTTTTTAGTTTGCCGTCTGCAAACACTGCAAACAAACAAGCTAGTGTCTGTCATAGGTGGGAACTCAGAGGTAGCTGAAGGGTATCCAGCTGATGTACAAGCAAAGTCCTCCAGATGAACTGAAATTTCAACCAATTTGAGGCTAAATGGTGAATGGATATCATTTAAATAGTGTTTCAACCACTCAAAACACTGTATACTACATGCCAACTTTCACCCATtcccacacacattcatacactgacagCACAGCCTTGAGAACCAATTTGGGGTTcaatatcttgcccaaggacactttgaaatgtggactggaggagttGGTGATCGAACCGCTGATCTTCCGATTAATGGGCAACCCGTTCTACATCCGAACCACAGCTGGCTGATTATTCTATTTAATTTGAAGTGTTTTGATGAAGTTGTTCATTTGAAGATGGGCTCCCAGGCTGCACGTAAGCCTACAGGACACCGAGGCCAGCAGCTTGTTGTTTCTTCTCAGCGCCATCTTATAATCGCAGCTGCTTCCAAGTGTCTGGCCTCAGGCTGTAGCTGGCACTACTTTATCCCAGTGTTACCctcatcaaatgaaaacaatatgtAGTTCTAATTTGCGCATTAAGTCGGCTTCTTGGGATAGATTTTGATCTCCCACCAAAACCTCTCTGCAATGTTATTTGCAGTTCACGAAAAAGTCATGCTGGGTTAAAGAAAAATCCATCTCCTCAGGCATGAGGTGAAATGACAGGTTGCAGTAATAACAAGATTATAAAACTTTTATTGATCCCCTCTGACGATGAATTTATAAAGCAAATTCCACACATATCtcaggttcacattttttttttttttttacgcaaAGTTATGGCACCATTACTCTCTATAATTTCaccagaaaaaaatattcatgtggCTATGGCcatgattttatttatgcaaATGATGAGGAAGTAGGTGTCTTGAATAGACGGACTATAAAATAACAATTACACTATATCAACATTCCCCAAAACAGAATGATCCAGGCCAGTAAGATGTTATTTGTTTAAGCCAGTGATTTTGGGTGCAAGATAAAATATACATTCCACTGACATTTTGTCGAACGCCAGTGTAAAAGTCTGGCAAACAGAACAGTCGAGGAAGCACAACTGGTTTCCCCCTTTGGAAGCAACACAGTGGTAAACAACTGATGGACAATATTATAGTAAACTCAAGGGGAGAAGCTGAGTATGACAAACAGATTTATGCATGGGTGAACTCCATTGCGCCAGAACCATCAATTCTGCATCTTTGTCAGTGCCTGGAGATGTTTTTTTACCCTCCGTCTCCCTGTGCCTGTCATTACATTTATCCCTGTTCTCTGCTAAGTgctaacacatttacatttttagtgcTGCTCAGTAATAAAAGAGGTGGAAAAGGTGGAGCCTTTTACCATTGCTAAAACAAACATTGGTGAACTCCCCTCCCTGAGGAGTCAGCATCACCCCACCTCCAAACTCCCCCCCACCagtccatccacccacccacagCTTGGCCGCTGCCCCACAGTGCAGGTCGACAGTGTTTGCGGTTTGAGTCTCCTCAGTTTAACTCACAGTCCATTCCCTCATTTGGAAGTTCAGTGTCTGCCACGTACAGGAGGCTCCCCATTTTTAGTATTTTGTCCAGTCTGGATTTTCATTTGTCACTTTAAGAATGTGAAGGAAACATTTCATAACCAAAAGTCACCAACTGTAGTCACAGGTTAAGCACACAGGCacaaaatgggaaaggtgggggttGAGGTTGGTCTCTACTGTCTCACTGGACTAACATGCTAGTCTTTGGGTAGAGTCTAATTttcaaattacacattttaaagtctCAAGAATTCATTCTGCTGCATTTAGGAAAACAGGAACCTGCAGACAACCATCAGAACGTTTTCTTCACTtctcatattttgttgtttaggACAGAACAATCCACCATCTTCAAAACTGGGTTTCATCACAGGAGgatgaaaatttaaaaagcaattttagcagaaacaaaaaaacatcacataaggagtaaaataaataaataaagagagttATGCAGGATTttatggtaaaaaataaaacactgataaaAATTGCAAAGCATTTTTCAAACACAGCCCAGTCGGTATCTAAGTAAATTATCTACACACTTGTGCTGCATCTGGTCTGATGCAACACTACAATGCTGAACTCAGGTGAATGATCTCAAGAGGTATAACCAAGGCTGATCAGCCATGATAAGATCATCAACCTGCCATCTACTGAATAAGGTAATAACAAGCTTACTTTAAGACAAGTGGTTAACGGGTTGTTTGAAATAGAACAATTCACAGCTTTACAAAGCCCTTTCCTTGGATAGCTGGTAGGGCACATCAATATAGTTGAGGCATTTGGAACAATGAGTTGATAAGacttcatactgtatgtgaccAGTGAGCAGGAAATGagaatgaaaaatgtctgtttctCATCATTTCTTAATCAATTTTCAGTTGTGGATCCTGTGTGTGGGCGGAGGAACTCTACCTGCACTTCCGCTGAGTTTGACCTTTCCACAGTGTATACATTCTTTGCTTACATGTCACAGGGAGAGAGCAGAAAGGAAAACATACACAGGCCATTACTAAGATGGTGACAAAACAGTCAGCTGTGCATTTACACCTGGGGCATTGGCTGCTGCTTCCTGCAGTGAACTGTTCCCACACAGTTTCAGTTCCAGTTAATCACATACAGTACTTTCAGTGCAGAGAACAGCAGGTAATTTGGAATGGGAGACCAGAAGAAGAAGGCACAGAGGGGTGCTTCAGAAGTGTCCATGCGAAGGGAAATTGTGCATCTATACAGTTTACCAATAACACTGTGAACAGGATCTGGTATAGTACATCATGTATAGCAGTAGTCTATATCTGGGATTCCTCCGTCTCTATAGCCCCGGTTGGTGCCATGTCCTGCATTAGAAACATGGTTGGCACCTTTGTACAGGCCAGTGCCATTGGAGGGGAATATGGTATGAATGATGTAATCCTCTTGTAGGGGTTTAGGCTGCATTGGTTGGCAAGCCGCCATAGGCGTCATCTGGAACCCCGGACCACGGATCTCCAAGATGGTATTGTCCTTCTTAGTGCCTGACTCAATGTAATCATCATAGCTCTTGCTTTTTCGGGAGCTGTTGCGAGTGTAATGGTCACGGGAACACAAATGGCCACTCTTACGTCCATACCAACAGAAGACGCCAAATATAAGAGTCAAACATACAATGGCAGTAGCTCCACCAATAATCCCTGCCAGAGGCAGCACTGTCATCTGCTGTGAATCttcatcctccacctcctccactggGATGATGTCTGATGTTTCAGCTTTTGCACACACCAGAGCTTCATCAGAGTCAGAGTCTCCAGAAATTGCCCCTTTGCTTTCTGAACTGGCTGCTAGGGGCACCATGCAGATAATGTAGCTGGAACGCGGTTGCAAGGAGGTTAGCAGGTACTCCCGACGATCGCCCCGGACCAGCGTCTCTGTGATAGACCCCATGGCGTTACCAGTACCCAGTCGGAGCCAGCTCAGCCTGAAGGAGGAGCTGGGTTGGGCCACGCTCCAGGTTACACGAACGCTGTTATGAGAGAGAGGCTTCACATTGAGGGCCAGGCTCTTTCCCACACCGCTGCTGCTGAGAGTGTAATCTAAGCCAGAGTCAGGAAGCCCCAGGCCAGGTCGCTTTGAGCGGAGGGTGAAAAGAGAGCCCTGTGGAGGGGTGTTGGTGGTAGAGCTATCAACTCCACCTCCACCCACTCTGTCTCTGGTGCCTGCTGTCCTCACCACCTCACACTCCTCCATCTCGCTGCCCAAGTCTGTCAAAGCCATATCTCGCACCCTGTCAGGTCCATGGCAGGTGAGACCTCTGACAGTGATGGAGTTACCACGGGCATGCAGCCAGTCATACAGCCAACGCAGGTTACAACCACAGTGCCAAGGATTACCTCGCACCAGCAGCTGACCCAAGCTGTCCAGGTCTTTAAACAGTCCCCTCGGCAGGGTGGTCAGGTTATTTCCCGACAGGTCCAGCCTCTGCAGCCTGCCCATGCCATCCAAGGAACCACGTGGCATATGAGTCAGGGCATTGTCCTGTAGAGAAAGGCGCTGTAGATGGGCACTGGGCAGGTTGACAGGTGGGGTCTGGAGGGAGTTACGGACTAAGGACAACTCAGTCAAGTTGGAAAGGCGTGAGAATGTGTCATCAGCAATGCGCTGGTTGGCCAAAAGATTCCCATCCAGGACTAGACATCTAAGTGAGGTGAGGCCTCGGAAGGCATGGGTTGGGATAGTGGAGATTCGGTTGTCATCCAGACGGAGTTCTTCCAGAGAGGCAGGCAGTCCTGAGGGGATACTAGACAGATGGTTGCGTGAAAGGAAAAGTAGGCGCAACCGTGGGTTGTCAGCAAAGGCTTGGTCCTCAATACTGACAGTGGAAATAGAGTTGTCATCCAAATGGAGCTTCTCTAGCAAGGGCATCCGAGCCAGTGCACTACGAGGAATGGTGCGGATGTTGTTGTCCTGCAAATGCAGTTCACGGACCGATGGTGGCAGGTGCACGGGGAATTCATCGAGTTCGTTATCATAGAGGTAGACCACACGGACGGTAAGCTGGTGTTCCAAGGAAGTCGGCAAGCCTGGGTTGTTTATGTGGTTGTTCTGAAGGTAGAGGACAGACGCAGAAGGAGGCAGTGATGGAATGGAGCTGAGCCCACGGTCATTACAGTAGATAAAATCCTCATCGCATCTGCATACAGATGGGCATATCATGTCCCTCTCTCCAATGTACCCTTGTATCGTGGCTGCAACAAACTGAAGCATGCCAGCACGTAGTGTCAAGCAAAGAAACAACAGGAGGGGCCAAGCCCGCAGGTTAGCTACACCTACAGGTGCCATTATGGTGAACATAGGcatttctctgtcttttccagTGCTGCTGTTAATCCTCAAATTGTTGTGGTGAGCTGGAATCCACTGACCTCCAccctgaaaaacaaagaaaaattaTAGTCAGCACTAATGGACAAATGACCTAAATTATTACTACAATGATCATACATTATCTACACTGAAGCTACAGAGATGTGTTGcactaaataatttttttttttttacaattattaaTCAAATCTTTGGAGTGATGAGCATACATAGCTGGCTCTATGATGAGTCCCATCACAGTCTCCACATTTGCCACTGATTAAACTCAAACTTTACACCAGAAGTACCACAACTCATGTATCATGTTTTTTACAGAAACTTGGCTGCATCAGGATAGTTCTAGCTCACTTGTTAACTTCACTTGTTTTGAGTCAAGTAAGGCGAGGGGTGGAACTACGTGTTTATGTCAATGATAAGTGATGTAGGTAATTAGGGCCTAGCTGATACTGGGTCTGATGCCAATACAATattagggaggaaagaaattcCAAAATCGATATATGGGCGGATAAACTTATCTATATAGAACAtacacataaatgcacattcaatgcactgaaacagtaaacttcactgggaatttaatcattataaatactaagtaaaaaaactgaacaaaaacctCCAACTTGAATtggaaaaagaataaaaaatatacataaaaggCTGCCTATATACTGTAACTCTATAAAATATGCATATTGAACAACATATGTGCCAAAACCGATAAATCTGTGATAAGCCAATAGCGGCCAATAATATGGGCTGATCAATTTATTGGCCCTGTAGGCAATACACCACACAAGAGATTATTTATAACCCATTTATAATACATTTGACTATTTTGTTTGAGTCTTCTTCTGATTTGGTAACATTGTTTATGTGCCCTCAAGTGGAAACGCAGGGAGAGCTGTAGCAGACTGTGTACACAGGCAGTTGCAACATATCCCAGATACTCTCATGCTTATTTGGGGGGATTTCAACCATTGAACAGTGTATCAAATGTGACACTAGAAACAGTAAAAGTCTTGAGAAATGCTATAGAAATATCCAGAACACACATACAGCTAAAGCCAAATCAACGCTGTCCCATTCTGATCACAATACTGTTCAGCTCATTCCTGTCTACTATTCAG from Scomber japonicus isolate fScoJap1 chromosome 13, fScoJap1.pri, whole genome shotgun sequence includes:
- the flrt1a gene encoding leucine-rich repeat transmembrane protein FLRT1, translating into MFTIMAPVGVANLRAWPLLLFLCLTLRAGMLQFVAATIQGYIGERDMICPSVCRCDEDFIYCNDRGLSSIPSLPPSASVLYLQNNHINNPGLPTSLEHQLTVRVVYLYDNELDEFPVHLPPSVRELHLQDNNIRTIPRSALARMPLLEKLHLDDNSISTVSIEDQAFADNPRLRLLFLSRNHLSSIPSGLPASLEELRLDDNRISTIPTHAFRGLTSLRCLVLDGNLLANQRIADDTFSRLSNLTELSLVRNSLQTPPVNLPSAHLQRLSLQDNALTHMPRGSLDGMGRLQRLDLSGNNLTTLPRGLFKDLDSLGQLLVRGNPWHCGCNLRWLYDWLHARGNSITVRGLTCHGPDRVRDMALTDLGSEMEECEVVRTAGTRDRVGGGGVDSSTTNTPPQGSLFTLRSKRPGLGLPDSGLDYTLSSSGVGKSLALNVKPLSHNSVRVTWSVAQPSSSFRLSWLRLGTGNAMGSITETLVRGDRREYLLTSLQPRSSYIICMVPLAASSESKGAISGDSDSDEALVCAKAETSDIIPVEEVEDEDSQQMTVLPLAGIIGGATAIVCLTLIFGVFCWYGRKSGHLCSRDHYTRNSSRKSKSYDDYIESGTKKDNTILEIRGPGFQMTPMAACQPMQPKPLQEDYIIHTIFPSNGTGLYKGANHVSNAGHGTNRGYRDGGIPDIDYCYT